The Tatumella ptyseos genome segment GGTCAATGTATTCACTTCAAGGGGCTGCTTGCTCATCGGAGCCATTGGAAGGTGAATCAGTACTTCATGTCCTGCCTGATGGGCGAGAGTCGCCATAGAGCGAGCATGTGGGGCGTCAGGTAATACGGCGATAGAAATAGTGTTAGGCAGAGCGATCACTTTATGCTCTTCGGTAGGGCGATAACCGAAATCGTCAATAACCAGCGCTAACTGTCCGCCATAGGTGGTATAAGCGAATGTTAATAAACCGATGGAAATAAGAGAGTTAAATAATTTTCGCACATTATTTTCCTAACCAACTTAATGGGTTAACTGCTTGCCCTTGGCGTCTAATTTCAAAGTAAAGTGCGGGCGAGCCTTGTCCCCCACTACGACCGACAAGTGCGATGGCTTGTCCCGCTCTGACCTGTTGGCCAACGTTTACTAATGCACTCTGATTGTAACCGTAAAGACTCATATCCCCTTTACCGTGTTCAATGACGACGACTAGCCCATAACCTTGTAACCAGTCTGCCATCAATACACGGCCATCAGCAATTGCACGAACATCCGAGCCTTCCGCTGCACCAATCACTAACCCTTTCCAGCGTAATTCACCTTGTAGCGTGTCGCCAAAGCGATGTATCAAGCGACCATGAATAGGCCAAGGATATTGGCCATTGGCACGACCTAAGCCACCCGTACGCGCAATAAGTTCTTTTTCACCTTCAGTCGGACGATAAGTTGACCCTTTTGCTTGAGCTTGTGCTTGACGTTGTTTGACTTGTTCTGCAGCTCTTGCCTCTCGGGCCGCTCGAGCTTTAGCTTCCTGAGCAGCTCGGGCAATCTGGTTTTGTAGGCGGTTTTCGTTTTGTCGCATTTCAGCGAGATCGGCTTGGTCTCTTTGTAATGAGGCATTCAATTGCTGTAGGGTTTTTTGCCGTGCGCTTTGGGCTGACTGCAATTGGTCTTGCTGCGCTTTTTGTTGGGTGAAAAGGGCTTGTTGTTGCTGTTGACGCACTTCAAGCTGCGATTTCTTATCCGCTAAATCGGCACGGGTCTGTTTTAATGACTCGATATTTTCTTGACGTGCGGTATTAAGATACCGGAAATAGGTCAGCATCCGGTCGCTGCGTTGGCCGTCTTCACCACTGAGTAAAAGTTCAATACCGCTATGCTGGCCTTGACGAAAGGCCGCATCAAGTTGTTCAGCAAGAACCTTTTCTTCATGGGCTTGGGAACGGAGAAGCTCCTCTATTGAATCGGTAAGCTCTTGGATATCGCTGTTAATACTATTTAAATTAAGTTGCGTTTCACGTAACTGGCGGCTGGCTTGAGCAATCAGCTTCTCTTGACTCTGTAATTTACCCAATAATTCGTCACGTTGTTGTTTTTGTGCTTGAACACTACGCTCTTTGGCCGCAATATCTTGCTGAATAGAGCGAAGTGCTGACTGATTATCATCAGCATGGCTAGAAATAGGCAAGGTGAGTAGCCCCGCGCAGAGCAGCAGGCTGGACGTCAGCGGTAAAAGGCGAAATTGAACAGGCAAAATCGAATTGTGCCGAGCTGAAAGAGATAAAGTGAAACGCTTTTTTTCCGTCATAAGGCTGAGATTATTCCATGATGTTTCACAGGTTACTAGAGCTACGCTCGGGTTTTATAGTGTACGGCCTATATTAATGGCATAATCAGATAATAGGTAAGAATTCGGCAGTGCGAAAGGGGCCATCTAAGGTTATTACAGTAGATAATTCCCATTTTGTAATGTTGTTCCAACTACGCGGTGCGTTGTCACTGCGCGGATACATTTATAGTAGATCGTTCTCGGAGTTGTTTTTCTTATGCAAGATATTATGGAATTTGTACATAACCACCTTATCCTGAGCCTTGCTTGGGTAGTATTGCTGGTATTAGTCGTTTTTACCACTTTTAAGGGGCTATTTTCTAAAGTTAAACTGATTGGGCGTGGGGAAGCGACTCATCTAATTAATAAAGAGAACGCCGTCGTGGTCGATGTTCGTGGGCGTGATGATTTTCGTCGTGGCCATATTTCAGGTGCACTCCAAGTAAGTAGTGATGAAATAAAGAAAGGCAATTTCACAGAACTCGAAAAGTACAAATCACAGCCTATTATTGTCGTTTGTGCAACGGGACAGAGTGCTGGAGATGCTGCAGCACAACTTAATGCAGCAGGATTCGAAAAAGTATCTGTATTAAAAGATGGTATTAGTGGTTGGAGCAGCGAAAACCTTCCATTAGTCCGTGGCAAATAGATTTTAAAGAGGCTTTTATGGCATCCATTGATATCTACACTAAACAAACCTGCCCTTTTTGCCATCGTGCAAAAGCATTACTGGATCAAAAAGGTGTGAAATACCACGAAATTGCGATCGATAATGACAGCGAAAAACGGGCAGAGATGATAGATCGTAGTCAGCGTACGACGGTGCCACAAATTTTTATCGACCAGCTTCATGTTGGCGGGTGCGATGATTTGTTTGCATTGGAACAGCGTGCACAACTAGACCCATTACTGAATGCCTAACGTTAGGCGTAATTTTGTTTTAAAGGATTGAGTACCATGTCTGAACAAAACCCAAACGAAATGACTTTCCAGATCCAGCGTGTATACACTAAAGATATCTCTTTCGAAGCCCCGAATGCGCCACAAATTTTCCAAAAAGAGTGGGAGCCTGATGTTAAGTTGGACCTCGATACGGCATCGACGCAACTTTCTGAAGGGATTTATGAAGTTGTACTTCGTGTAACAGTTACCGCAACGGTTGGTGAAGATACCGCCTTCTTATGTGAAGTTCAGCAAGCGGGTATTTTTACCATTTCAGGAATCGAAGGCTCGCAAATGGCTCATTGCTTAGGTGCTTACTGCCCTAACATTTTGTTCCCTTATGCGCGTGAATGCATCTCGGCTCTGGTTTCGCGTGGTACTTTCCCACAATTGAACCTAGCACCTGTCAACTTTGATGCACTTTTTATGAACTACCTTCAGCAGCAAGAAGGTGGTGAAGTCGCGCAGGATGCTTAATCACCATGCGTGAAGCAAGTGTAAGTGTTCTCGGTGCCGGTTCATACGGCACCGCTTTAGCGATAACCTTAGCCCGTAACGGTTATCCAGTGGTGTTATGGGGGCATAACCCGCACCATATCGCTCGTTTAAGTGAACAGCGTTGTAATGCTGAGTTCCTTTCCGATGTCCCTTTTCCTGATAATCTTGTATTAACCTCTCAACTTAACGAAGCCGTTACGCAAAGTCGTGATCTCTTAATTGTCGTACCAAGTCATGTCTTTGGTGAGGTATTAAAGCAGATTGCCCCAATGTTACTTCCTGATACTCGTATCGTGTGGGCAACTAAGGGATTAGAAGTTGAGACGGGGCGTTTACTTGAAGACGTCGCGAGAGAAATTTTGGGACCCGATATTCCCTTAGCTGTGATTTCTGGGCCAACGTTCGCCAAGGAGCTTGCTGCAGGTATGCCGACGGCGATTGCCTTAGCATCGAAGAACGCGCAATTTGCGACAGACTTACAGACGAAACTGCATTGTGGGAAAAGTTTTCGAGTCTATAGCAATAATGACATGACCGGTGTGCAATTAGGTGGTGCGGTGAAAAACGTTATCGCGATCGGTGCGGGGATGTCTGATGGTATGGGATTTGGTGCCAATGCGCGTACTGCCTTGATTACTCGGGGCCTCGCGGAGATGTCTCGTTTAGGCTTGGCATTAGGTGCGCAAGCAGAGACCTTCACTGGCATGGCGGGTTTAGGCGATCTAGTATTAACCTGCACAGATAACCAGTCACGTAACCGACGCTTTGGGATGTTACTGGGGCAAGGTAAGTCTGTTGAAGACGCGCAAGAGACGATCAGTCAAGTTGTGGAAGGCTATCGTAATACAAAAGAAGTTTACCTTCTTGCGGCAAGCGTTGGGGTAGAAATGCCTATTGTTGAGCAAATTTATCAAGTTCTCTATTGTGGGAAACCCACTCAAGACGCAGCCATTGCCTTACTGGGTCGAGAACGTAAAGATGAATCACGTCAGTAAGTACGTACGCTTACTACATTTTATTATTACGCCCATTCGGGCGTTTTTTATCAGGAGCATGTCATGTCCTCGGAAGAGCTTGAGCAAATTTGGGAAGCAATCCTCGCTGAAGCACGTGAGTTGGCATCCGGCGAACCCATGCTTGCCAGCTTTTTCCATGCCACGCTATTAAAGCACGATAACTTAGGCAGTGCGTTGAGTTATATGTTGGCGAATAAGTTGGCGAATGCCAACATGCCGGCCATTGCGATTCGCGATATTGTTGAAGAAGCTTACCGTCAAGATCCAGGTATGATCATGTCTGCTGTCCGCGATATTATGGCAGTGAGCCAGCGCGATCCCGCAGTGGATAAATACTCTACGCCTTTACTCTATCTTAAAGGCTTTCATGCGCTACAAGCTTACCGTATTGGTCATTGGCTGTGGCGTGAAGGCCGTCGCTCATTAGCCGTTTATTTACAGAACGAAATTTCCGTTTCCTTTGGTGTGGATATTCACCCAGCGGCGAAGATTGGTTGTGGCATTATGCTGGATCACGCGACAGGTATCGTGATCGGCGAAACGGCCGTAGTCAGTGATGATGTATCGATACTGCAATCTGTCACGCTGGGGGGAACAGGCAAAACCTCTGGTGACCGTCATCCCAAAATCCGAGAAGGGGTGATGATTGGCGCTGGGGCAAAAGTATTAGGGAATATCGAAATCGGCGAAGGGGCAAAAATTGGAGCAGGATCAGTGGTATTAATGGCCGTACCGCCTCACACCACGGTAGCCGGAATTCCCGCAAGAATTGTGGGGCGTCCGACTAGCCAAAAGCCCTCAATGGAAATGGATCAACATTTTACTGGGGCAATGGGATTTGAGTACGGTGACGGAATTTAATACGAGCTGTGTTGTGGGCTTATTCCTTTAATAGCGCACCAGCATAATCTAACTGGCGCCAGGCTTCGAACACGACGACCGCGACTGAATTTGAAAGGTTCATACTACGGCTATTTTCTACCATAGGAATACGAATCTTCTGCTGTGGCGGTAAGTTATCAAGGATGGTGGCGGGGAGACCGCGACTTTCAGGTCCGAACATAAGATAGTCACCCGCTTGCCAACTTACCGCACTGTGAGCCGGTGTCCCTTTGGTCGTGAGGGCAAATAGTCTTGCAGGCTGTTCAGCGGCGAGAAAAGACTCGTAGTTAGCATGCTTTTTGACGGCGGTAAATTCGTGATAATCTAATCCTGCACGGCGCAAACGCTTATCGTCCCACGTAAAGCCTAGAGGTTCGATGATATGCAGGGAAAATCCCGTATTCGCACAGAGGCGAATGATGTTGCCGGTGTTGGGTGGAATTTCTGGTTCGAATAAAACGATATTAATCATAACGGCTCCCTCTTCGAGAGCCGCAGCATAGCAAATTATTGTTTCGCTGAGTATAACGGAAGCCAGATAGTTAACCGTAACCCCCCTAGTGGACTATCTTCAGCTTTAACATGCCCGTGATGCTGTTGAATCACAGTGTCCACAATAGCCAAGCCTAATCCAGTCCCACCTGAAGCCCGGTCACGTGCCTCATCGGTCCTGTAAAAAGGACGGAATATTTGTTCGCGATCCTGTGGATCAACGCCTGGACCATCGTCATCGACATGTAAGGTTAAGCCCGCTCTATCAACAGAAAAGCTAATACTGATAGCGGAGTTGGAATAACGTAAAGCATTACGGATGATATTCTCAACGGCGCTTTCTAAAGCATGTGGGTTACCATACAAAGGCCATGCACCGGGAGGATAAGGAATATCCATTTTCTTGCCCATCTGCTCAGCTTCAAAGCGTGCATCCTCAATAACATCTTTCCATAATTGATTAGCCCGTAAGACTTCACTCACTAACGCATTTTTATGCTGGGTGCGGGAAAGATCGAGTAGGTCGTTAATCATTCCATCCAAGCGTTGTGCTTCAATTTCAATACGCTCCAATTCTTTGCTCTCACCGGCACGGCGACGTAATAATGCTGTTGAGAGTTGTAATCGGGTGAGGGGCGTACGTAATTCGTGGCTAATATCTGAAAGTAGGCGGTGCTGCCCTTTGATCAGACGCTCAAGTGCACTGACCATCTGGTTAAAACTGGCGCCTGCAGCTAAAAATTCTTGAGGGCCAGATTCCAGCTCGGGATGCTGGCGGAGATTACCGCTGGCGACCTCATCGGCTGCGTATTTAAGCTTACGTGCAGGTTTGGCAAGACTCCAGGCTAACCATAATAGTAAAGGGGTACTAATTAACATAGTAACCAAGAGTAATAACCAAGGGCGATCAAATAACAGGTTAACAAAATCAAGCTGTGAACTACTGGCTGGGCGGATCATATATAACTGATAATTATCCTCTCCGTCCTCAATAGAGAAGGGGCCCGCCATCTCTTGTCTGCCGTATTTTTTCTTTTGAGGATGATCGGCATTGTCTGACTGCCCGATAAAATTCCGAATAATTTGCATTTCATTATGGCGTGCACCAATGACCCGACCTTCTGAGGTGACCAGGAGTAAGTGCTGACCAGGAGGCGCCCATTTATCAATCGCCCGATAAAGACGTCGCCACCACATAAGGTCATTGGGAGGGTCTTGTCGTAACTCGGCCTCGATGTGCTGTTCAACCATTGCTCCCTCACGATGTTCGCTTGGGAGTAACGAGGTTATTTGTCGCGAGTCAAGTTTGGGAACCATCAGGACTAGCATCAGCACAAGAGCCAACGTTAGCCAGAAAATCGCAAAAATACGGGTAGTCAGACTAGCAATCATGTTGCAGAAACCATTAGATAGCCACGTCCACGAAGCGTTTTAAACCATGGGTGTCCATCGCGTCGTTCAGGGAGTTTTCTACGTAGATTAGAGATATGCATATCGATAGCACGATCGAAAGGCGTCAAGCGTTTACCCAGTACCTCTTGGCTAAGGTGTTCACGAGAGACGACTTGGCCTAAATGCTGTGCTAATAAATAGAGTAGGGTGAACTCAGTCCCTGTGAGCTCGAGTGACTCATTATCAAAACTTGCTTCTTGTCGGCCTGGATTCAGACGTAATTCATCCACTTTCAACGTAGGGGAGTTACTTTCTTGTACTTGTTGCTGCTCACTCCAATTTGAACGACGAAGTATGGCGCGGATTCGCGCAACGAGCTCACGATCGTTAAAGGGTTTTGGCAGGTAATCGTCGGCACCCAGTTCTAAGCCGAGAACACGATCCAGCTCACTTCCTCTAGCGGTAAGCATGATGACAGGCGTTTGATGTTGTTGGCGTAATTCTTTTAATGTATCGAGCCCATTTTTTTTCGGCATCATAACATCTAAAAGTAATAGATCGATGCTGCTGTCCATCAAGGATAACGCTTGCTCACCATCACCCGCGACGGTGACATCAAAGCCTTCCATTTCTAGTAATTCTTTTAACAGTGACGTTAGTTCACGGTCATCATCAACGAGTAAAATTTTATTCATGATCTCTCCTCTTCGGCAGCAAAAATACCTTGTTCCATGGCAACGTGTTTATCACTTTACTTAGTTTTACACCCCCTGACGGATGTTTGCAGCAACTCGCTTAGACTACCCCCCAATGCTTCAAACGACAACTGCTATGAGGAACAGTGAAATGCGTCATCTTTGTGCTATCGCGATATCCTCTTTATTTATTGTCTCTACAGGGTTCGCTCAAGAGGTCGAAACACCTCTTAAAGATAAGATACACCAACCTTGCACAATGAATGATAGCCTGACGCAACGCATTCAATCACATATGTTCGATGGTATTGAACTGAGTGAATCACAACGGCAACGAATGCGCGATTTAACTGATCAATTCCGTTTTCGACATTCAACTACTGAGATTGGTGATTTGAAAGCGATGCAGCAGTTGACTCTATCCCAAAATTTTGATGAAACAGCTGTTCGTAACCAAGCGCAAAAAATAGCGG includes the following:
- a CDS encoding rhodanese-like domain-containing protein, which codes for MQDIMEFVHNHLILSLAWVVLLVLVVFTTFKGLFSKVKLIGRGEATHLINKENAVVVDVRGRDDFRRGHISGALQVSSDEIKKGNFTELEKYKSQPIIVVCATGQSAGDAAAQLNAAGFEKVSVLKDGISGWSSENLPLVRGK
- the cysE gene encoding serine O-acetyltransferase, which produces MSSEELEQIWEAILAEARELASGEPMLASFFHATLLKHDNLGSALSYMLANKLANANMPAIAIRDIVEEAYRQDPGMIMSAVRDIMAVSQRDPAVDKYSTPLLYLKGFHALQAYRIGHWLWREGRRSLAVYLQNEISVSFGVDIHPAAKIGCGIMLDHATGIVIGETAVVSDDVSILQSVTLGGTGKTSGDRHPKIREGVMIGAGAKVLGNIEIGEGAKIGAGSVVLMAVPPHTTVAGIPARIVGRPTSQKPSMEMDQHFTGAMGFEYGDGI
- the cpxP gene encoding cell-envelope stress modulator CpxP, translating into MRHLCAIAISSLFIVSTGFAQEVETPLKDKIHQPCTMNDSLTQRIQSHMFDGIELSESQRQRMRDLTDQFRFRHSTTEIGDLKAMQQLTLSQNFDETAVRNQAQKIADQQVKFQVEMAHVRNQIYGLLTPDQKKQVQQNYEYRIDQLCDINELQ
- the envC gene encoding murein hydrolase activator EnvC — encoded protein: MTEKKRFTLSLSARHNSILPVQFRLLPLTSSLLLCAGLLTLPISSHADDNQSALRSIQQDIAAKERSVQAQKQQRDELLGKLQSQEKLIAQASRQLRETQLNLNSINSDIQELTDSIEELLRSQAHEEKVLAEQLDAAFRQGQHSGIELLLSGEDGQRSDRMLTYFRYLNTARQENIESLKQTRADLADKKSQLEVRQQQQQALFTQQKAQQDQLQSAQSARQKTLQQLNASLQRDQADLAEMRQNENRLQNQIARAAQEAKARAAREARAAEQVKQRQAQAQAKGSTYRPTEGEKELIARTGGLGRANGQYPWPIHGRLIHRFGDTLQGELRWKGLVIGAAEGSDVRAIADGRVLMADWLQGYGLVVVIEHGKGDMSLYGYNQSALVNVGQQVRAGQAIALVGRSGGQGSPALYFEIRRQGQAVNPLSWLGK
- the secB gene encoding protein-export chaperone SecB, giving the protein MSEQNPNEMTFQIQRVYTKDISFEAPNAPQIFQKEWEPDVKLDLDTASTQLSEGIYEVVLRVTVTATVGEDTAFLCEVQQAGIFTISGIEGSQMAHCLGAYCPNILFPYARECISALVSRGTFPQLNLAPVNFDALFMNYLQQQEGGEVAQDA
- the gpsA gene encoding NAD(P)H-dependent glycerol-3-phosphate dehydrogenase, producing MREASVSVLGAGSYGTALAITLARNGYPVVLWGHNPHHIARLSEQRCNAEFLSDVPFPDNLVLTSQLNEAVTQSRDLLIVVPSHVFGEVLKQIAPMLLPDTRIVWATKGLEVETGRLLEDVAREILGPDIPLAVISGPTFAKELAAGMPTAIALASKNAQFATDLQTKLHCGKSFRVYSNNDMTGVQLGGAVKNVIAIGAGMSDGMGFGANARTALITRGLAEMSRLGLALGAQAETFTGMAGLGDLVLTCTDNQSRNRRFGMLLGQGKSVEDAQETISQVVEGYRNTKEVYLLAASVGVEMPIVEQIYQVLYCGKPTQDAAIALLGRERKDESRQ
- the cpxR gene encoding envelope stress response regulator transcription factor CpxR; its protein translation is MNKILLVDDDRELTSLLKELLEMEGFDVTVAGDGEQALSLMDSSIDLLLLDVMMPKKNGLDTLKELRQQHQTPVIMLTARGSELDRVLGLELGADDYLPKPFNDRELVARIRAILRRSNWSEQQQVQESNSPTLKVDELRLNPGRQEASFDNESLELTGTEFTLLYLLAQHLGQVVSREHLSQEVLGKRLTPFDRAIDMHISNLRRKLPERRDGHPWFKTLRGRGYLMVSAT
- the grxC gene encoding glutaredoxin 3, whose translation is MASIDIYTKQTCPFCHRAKALLDQKGVKYHEIAIDNDSEKRAEMIDRSQRTTVPQIFIDQLHVGGCDDLFALEQRAQLDPLLNA
- the trmL gene encoding tRNA (uridine(34)/cytosine(34)/5-carboxymethylaminomethyluridine(34)-2'-O)-methyltransferase TrmL; its protein translation is MINIVLFEPEIPPNTGNIIRLCANTGFSLHIIEPLGFTWDDKRLRRAGLDYHEFTAVKKHANYESFLAAEQPARLFALTTKGTPAHSAVSWQAGDYLMFGPESRGLPATILDNLPPQQKIRIPMVENSRSMNLSNSVAVVVFEAWRQLDYAGALLKE
- the cpxA gene encoding envelope stress sensor histidine kinase CpxA, encoding MIASLTTRIFAIFWLTLALVLMLVLMVPKLDSRQITSLLPSEHREGAMVEQHIEAELRQDPPNDLMWWRRLYRAIDKWAPPGQHLLLVTSEGRVIGARHNEMQIIRNFIGQSDNADHPQKKKYGRQEMAGPFSIEDGEDNYQLYMIRPASSSQLDFVNLLFDRPWLLLLVTMLISTPLLLWLAWSLAKPARKLKYAADEVASGNLRQHPELESGPQEFLAAGASFNQMVSALERLIKGQHRLLSDISHELRTPLTRLQLSTALLRRRAGESKELERIEIEAQRLDGMINDLLDLSRTQHKNALVSEVLRANQLWKDVIEDARFEAEQMGKKMDIPYPPGAWPLYGNPHALESAVENIIRNALRYSNSAISISFSVDRAGLTLHVDDDGPGVDPQDREQIFRPFYRTDEARDRASGGTGLGLAIVDTVIQQHHGHVKAEDSPLGGLRLTIWLPLYSAKQ